From the Pseudomonadota bacterium genome, one window contains:
- a CDS encoding endonuclease/exonuclease/phosphatase family protein yields the protein MPIKILTLNIWHDAGPWPARVSLIRHWLERLDPDLIALQEVVRGEGFDQLAQVVQGRSYHLDFVKAIPFWKEPALAFGNAVASRWPVRSRHELRLPDCTDYQLRAALTVGIEAPCGTLFFTSTHLDWEHDRGDVREQQVMALYDHVAGLQGRSGFPPIIAGDMNAEPGSDEIRFLTGLHSLGGRRVYMVDAWRAAGDGGPGYTWSNRNAYARANLELDRRIDYIFAGTPRDDGLGHVERCQVVCDQEQAGVWPSDHFGIYAELRLDPRPPGTRPAWRASQP from the coding sequence ATGCCTATCAAAATCCTCACCCTCAATATCTGGCATGATGCGGGACCCTGGCCGGCACGGGTCTCGCTGATCCGGCACTGGCTCGAGCGCTTGGATCCGGATCTCATTGCGCTTCAGGAGGTCGTGCGTGGCGAAGGCTTCGACCAGCTCGCTCAGGTAGTGCAGGGGCGCTCCTACCATCTTGACTTCGTGAAGGCGATCCCGTTTTGGAAGGAGCCAGCACTCGCGTTTGGCAACGCGGTGGCGAGTCGTTGGCCCGTGCGTTCGCGCCACGAGCTGCGTCTACCGGACTGCACGGACTACCAGCTACGCGCAGCGCTCACAGTTGGAATCGAGGCACCCTGCGGTACGTTGTTCTTCACCTCGACACACCTCGACTGGGAGCACGATCGCGGCGACGTCCGCGAGCAGCAGGTCATGGCCCTGTACGACCATGTGGCCGGTCTTCAGGGGCGCTCCGGCTTTCCACCGATCATAGCTGGGGACATGAATGCGGAACCCGGCTCGGATGAGATCCGCTTCCTGACCGGTCTGCATTCCCTCGGAGGGCGGCGCGTCTATATGGTGGATGCCTGGCGTGCAGCGGGAGATGGCGGCCCAGGCTATACTTGGTCGAACCGAAACGCGTACGCTCGGGCCAACCTCGAGCTCGATCGCCGCATCGACTACATCTTCGCAGGTACGCCGCGTGACGATGGCCTCGGTCACGTTGAACGCTGTCAGGTCGTTTGCGACCAGGAACAGGCTGGCGTTTGGCCCAGCGATCATTTTGGCATCTACGCCGAGCTGCGCCTCGACCCACGGCCGCCGGGCACTCGTCCCGCCTGGCGCGCGTCCCAGCCCTAG
- a CDS encoding DHH family phosphoesterase has protein sequence MQTPKSTQVAGQQARRKKARSDPDKASSNGRPAATQSAATEAAKLTADAERPVRKLETVLRRYEGKALAIFIKGYPDPDSIGSALAQRHICQHFAVDADIIHFEDLSHHENKALVKQLDIDMVQWKTDTDLSRYAGFCLVDTQSPELPVSLPEGTSLVSMVDHHRRLGPISGQFVDIREDAGSTCAIYCEYFADGSTTLEAGSQESAKLATALMHGIRADTDDFLGARPIDFKASAFLAPHVDRELLMTISQQSISSKSMDILHVALDRKIIKGTYMIAGVGYVREEDRDGIGEAADYLLRREGVDTALVYGIVGGCTVDGSMRTTSNTVDPDQWLKDMFGADKAGRYYGGGRRDKGGFQIPLGIFGKCSDKNLLWGTAQQVIEDLFFEKIGESREQA, from the coding sequence ATGCAAACTCCGAAGTCTACGCAGGTGGCTGGCCAACAAGCACGCCGAAAAAAGGCTCGTTCGGATCCCGACAAGGCGAGCAGCAACGGCCGACCTGCCGCCACCCAGTCGGCCGCAACGGAGGCTGCCAAGCTCACGGCGGACGCAGAGCGACCCGTGCGAAAACTGGAGACGGTGCTGCGCCGGTACGAGGGCAAGGCGCTGGCGATCTTCATCAAGGGTTATCCGGATCCCGACAGCATTGGCAGCGCGCTCGCTCAGCGCCATATCTGCCAGCACTTCGCTGTGGACGCCGACATCATCCACTTCGAAGACCTCTCGCACCACGAAAACAAAGCGCTCGTCAAGCAGCTGGATATCGACATGGTGCAGTGGAAGACGGATACCGACCTCAGTCGCTACGCGGGCTTCTGCCTGGTGGACACCCAATCACCCGAACTACCCGTGAGCTTGCCCGAAGGCACCTCGCTGGTGAGCATGGTGGATCATCATCGACGTTTGGGTCCCATCTCCGGTCAGTTTGTGGACATCCGGGAGGATGCGGGTTCAACATGTGCAATCTACTGCGAGTACTTTGCTGACGGTTCCACTACACTGGAAGCCGGCTCGCAGGAAAGCGCAAAACTGGCGACCGCACTCATGCACGGCATCCGAGCAGACACCGACGATTTTCTTGGGGCTCGTCCCATCGATTTCAAGGCCTCGGCTTTTCTCGCACCGCACGTGGATCGCGAGCTGCTGATGACGATCTCGCAGCAGTCGATCTCGTCCAAGAGCATGGACATCCTGCACGTTGCGCTCGATCGCAAGATCATCAAGGGGACCTACATGATTGCGGGCGTGGGCTACGTGCGCGAAGAGGACCGCGACGGCATCGGGGAAGCCGCCGACTACCTGCTGCGACGCGAAGGCGTGGATACAGCGCTTGTCTATGGCATCGTGGGCGGCTGTACAGTCGATGGTTCCATGCGCACGACGAGCAACACGGTCGATCCGGACCAATGGCTGAAGGACATGTTCGGTGCGGACAAGGCCGGTCGCTACTACGGTGGCGGGCGCAGGGACAAGGGTGGTTTCCAGATCCCATTGGGGATCTTCGGCAAGTGCTCGGACAAGAACCTGTTGTGGGGCACGGCCCAACAGGTCATCGAAGACCTGTTCTTCGAGAAGATCGGTGAGAGTCGGGAGCAGGCATAG
- a CDS encoding HIT family protein, protein MGTVFSRIIAGDLPCYKLYEDEHVLGFLDIAPLSPGHTLVIPKQEAQTLDQLSDESAAAIGRVLPRLSRALLAATGARAFNVLQNNGTIAHQEVMHVHFHIIPRFPDGTGLGIGWRAGKLEPEAAQSLTGKITSSLS, encoded by the coding sequence ATGGGCACGGTCTTCTCCAGAATCATCGCGGGCGACTTGCCCTGCTACAAGCTGTACGAGGACGAGCATGTGCTTGGCTTTCTCGACATCGCTCCCCTGTCGCCGGGGCACACGCTCGTGATCCCGAAGCAGGAAGCGCAAACCCTGGACCAGCTTTCCGACGAATCCGCCGCAGCCATCGGCCGGGTGCTGCCCCGGCTGTCACGTGCCCTGCTGGCCGCCACTGGGGCGCGAGCTTTCAACGTGCTGCAAAACAACGGAACGATTGCACACCAGGAGGTGATGCATGTTCACTTCCACATCATCCCTCGCTTCCCCGACGGCACCGGCCTTGGCATCGGCTGGAGGGCGGGCAAATTGGAGCCCGAAGCCGCGCAGTCGTTGACCGGCAAGATCACGTCGTCGCTCAGCTGA
- a CDS encoding nucleoside deaminase, giving the protein MRCAIRQAELAMLGGDVPVGCVIARRGEVLACAHNLRERAQDPTAHAEIVALRAAAVRTGSWRLCGACVYVTLEPCPMCAGALINSRVARVVYGCDDPKAGALRSLYRLGSDARLNHRLDVVGGVLATSCADLLSSFFARLRQGPVQE; this is encoded by the coding sequence ATGCGCTGTGCCATCCGCCAAGCGGAGCTCGCCATGCTCGGGGGCGACGTCCCGGTGGGTTGCGTGATCGCGCGGCGAGGCGAAGTCCTGGCCTGCGCGCACAATCTTCGCGAACGCGCTCAAGACCCGACGGCCCACGCCGAGATCGTGGCGCTGCGGGCTGCCGCTGTGCGCACGGGCAGCTGGCGACTGTGCGGCGCTTGCGTCTACGTTACGCTCGAGCCTTGCCCCATGTGCGCTGGGGCTCTGATCAACAGCCGTGTCGCCCGCGTGGTCTACGGCTGCGACGACCCCAAAGCCGGCGCGCTGCGGAGCCTGTACAGGTTGGGCTCTGACGCCCGCCTCAACCACCGCCTCGACGTGGTCGGCGGTGTGCTCGCCACGTCATGCGCCGATCTGCTGAGCTCGTTCTTCGCGCGGCTACGCCAAGGGCCCGTGCAAGAATAG
- a CDS encoding UbiA family prenyltransferase has translation MPVPFAVASGAALDPRAFALGLLGFCLTNSSVYAFNDARDAERDRMHPKKRERPVAAGVVSVPGAYLLSLSLLVAGLALALASGTWGAPVLVGVYVTVNLFYSLGAKHVALLDVFLLSSGFVLRVLLGCALLQVRASNWLLLCSYALALFLALAKRRGDLVKGVGGEHRPALAGYNTSFLDHAMGITAGMSIIAYALYCLEGVVLIQGREFASLPFVVFGVLEYLRVAHVRGEGAAPTDLLLSSPTILISGLGWAAAILWSVRGP, from the coding sequence ATGCCGGTTCCCTTTGCTGTTGCAAGCGGCGCCGCATTGGATCCGAGGGCCTTCGCGCTGGGTCTGCTCGGCTTCTGCCTGACGAACTCCTCGGTATATGCGTTCAACGACGCGCGCGATGCCGAGCGCGACCGCATGCACCCGAAGAAGCGTGAACGTCCAGTAGCCGCCGGGGTGGTTTCGGTGCCCGGAGCCTACCTGCTGAGCCTGTCGCTCTTGGTCGCCGGCCTCGCCCTGGCGCTGGCTTCCGGAACCTGGGGAGCGCCCGTGCTGGTGGGTGTGTACGTCACGGTCAACCTGTTCTATAGCCTGGGCGCCAAGCACGTCGCTCTGCTCGACGTGTTCCTGCTGTCTTCCGGTTTCGTGCTGCGCGTCCTGCTCGGATGTGCCTTGCTGCAGGTGCGCGCATCCAACTGGCTCCTCCTATGCTCCTATGCGCTCGCGCTGTTCCTGGCGCTCGCCAAGCGGCGCGGCGACTTGGTCAAGGGTGTGGGGGGCGAACATCGTCCGGCGTTGGCGGGCTACAACACGAGCTTCCTCGATCACGCCATGGGCATCACCGCAGGCATGAGCATCATTGCCTACGCCCTTTACTGCCTTGAAGGCGTGGTGCTGATTCAGGGACGCGAGTTTGCTTCGCTGCCCTTCGTCGTGTTCGGCGTGCTCGAGTACCTGCGTGTGGCGCACGTACGCGGTGAGGGCGCGGCACCCACGGACCTATTGCTCTCCTCGCCGACGATTCTGATCAGCGGGCTGGGCTGGGCTGCCGCCATACTGTGGAGCGTACGTGGACCTTGA
- a CDS encoding NAD(P)/FAD-dependent oxidoreductase gives MSDAEVVVVGAGVVGMACAARLAAAGRSVVTLERHAGPGSETSSRNSGVIHAGLYYPPGSLKARTCVEGRKLLYERAQRLGIAHRRIGKLVLATCAMEQQVLNRICARGIENGAGALRVIDTAEIARLEPRVRALAALWSPETGIVDAHALVDSYRREAQDHGGQLALRTHVVGLARCSGSWRVRTRSSNGDVFTLDADFVVNAAGLDADRVASLAGIDVAMAGYRQHPCKGDYFAVRMPGGSVRHLIYPVPGRHSLGIHLTLDLQGRLRAGPDVHYVADIGYDVDPSKAAAFGDALRRYLPSVRDEDLSPDYAGIRPKLQGPEDAARDFVLEEASGHGAPRLINLVGIESPGLTAAEALAARVEALVRGH, from the coding sequence ATGAGCGACGCGGAGGTAGTGGTGGTCGGTGCGGGCGTAGTGGGCATGGCATGCGCCGCCCGCCTGGCCGCGGCTGGTCGCTCCGTGGTGACCTTGGAGCGGCACGCCGGGCCGGGGAGCGAGACTTCGAGCCGTAACAGCGGGGTGATCCACGCCGGCCTGTACTACCCGCCGGGTTCGCTCAAGGCCCGCACCTGCGTCGAAGGGCGGAAGCTGCTCTACGAGCGCGCACAGCGGCTTGGCATCGCACACCGGCGCATCGGCAAGCTGGTGCTGGCCACGTGCGCGATGGAGCAACAGGTTCTGAACCGGATCTGCGCCAGAGGTATCGAAAACGGCGCTGGGGCGCTCCGGGTAATCGATACGGCCGAGATCGCCCGGCTGGAGCCCCGCGTGCGCGCGCTAGCGGCCTTGTGGTCGCCCGAAACCGGCATCGTGGACGCCCACGCGCTGGTGGACAGCTACCGTCGTGAGGCGCAAGACCACGGGGGACAGCTTGCACTGAGAACGCACGTCGTCGGGCTGGCGCGTTGTTCGGGATCCTGGCGAGTGCGCACGCGCTCGTCGAACGGGGACGTGTTCACCCTCGACGCCGATTTCGTGGTCAATGCCGCCGGCCTGGACGCGGATCGGGTCGCCTCGCTTGCGGGCATCGACGTCGCAATGGCCGGCTACCGGCAGCACCCGTGCAAGGGTGACTATTTTGCCGTCCGGATGCCCGGCGGCAGCGTGCGTCATCTGATCTACCCGGTGCCGGGTCGACACAGCCTGGGGATCCACCTGACGCTCGACCTCCAGGGCCGCTTGCGTGCCGGGCCTGACGTGCACTACGTGGCGGACATCGGCTACGACGTCGACCCGAGCAAGGCGGCTGCATTCGGCGACGCGCTGCGCCGCTACCTGCCCTCGGTTCGTGACGAGGACTTGAGCCCGGACTACGCCGGGATCCGACCCAAGCTGCAGGGGCCGGAGGATGCGGCGCGCGATTTCGTGCTCGAAGAGGCGAGCGGCCACGGCGCCCCGAGGCTGATCAACCTGGTTGGCATCGAGTCCCCGGGTCTCACTGCTGCCGAGGCGCTTGCCGCGCGCGTCGAGGCCCTGGTACGTGGCCATTAG
- a CDS encoding lysine 2,3-aminomutase produces MQSRRYRVLTRKDIPKIPQLQCLAPEHLEAILAVSCVLPFRVNQYVLDELIDWERVPDDPVFQLTFPQPGMLSATDLALMLDLVRRGAPRAELDVHARRVQRRLNPHPGGQLSLNVPKLDGERLRGMQHKYRETVLFFPSSGQTCHAYCTYCFRWAQFVGIEELRFATKEVDDLVRYLRKHREVTSVLLTGGDPLIMRAGGLRRYLEPLLDPSLEHVESIRIGTKAPAYWPQRFVTDPDSDELLALFEQVGRAGRHLALMAHFSHPRELEPRLAQEALRRIRGTGAVIRCQAPIVRHVNDDPAIWASMWRLQVRSGAVPYYMFVERDTGPRAYFEVPLVRALSIFNRAYRSVSGLARTVRGPSMSAAPGKVVLDAVTQVHGEKVLALRFLQARDPSRVGQMFFARYDERATWLDDLRPAFGERRFFFEPGAEEMPRSGLRLVSSAGGE; encoded by the coding sequence ATGCAATCACGCAGATACCGCGTGCTCACACGCAAAGACATCCCCAAGATACCCCAGCTGCAGTGCCTGGCCCCCGAACACCTCGAGGCGATCCTGGCAGTATCGTGTGTGCTGCCCTTCAGAGTCAACCAGTACGTGCTCGATGAGCTCATCGATTGGGAGCGGGTCCCCGACGATCCCGTCTTTCAACTTACCTTCCCCCAGCCTGGAATGCTCAGCGCCACCGATCTCGCCTTGATGCTGGACCTGGTTCGTCGCGGGGCTCCGCGGGCGGAGCTCGATGTCCATGCCCGTCGGGTTCAGCGGCGCCTCAACCCGCACCCAGGCGGCCAGTTGTCGCTGAATGTACCGAAGCTCGACGGGGAGAGGCTGCGCGGAATGCAGCACAAGTACCGGGAGACCGTGCTGTTCTTCCCCAGCAGCGGCCAAACGTGCCACGCATACTGCACCTATTGTTTCCGCTGGGCGCAGTTTGTGGGGATCGAGGAGCTGCGTTTCGCCACCAAGGAGGTTGACGATCTGGTGCGCTACCTGCGCAAGCACCGCGAGGTGACGAGCGTGCTGCTGACCGGGGGTGACCCGTTGATCATGCGTGCGGGCGGGCTGCGGCGCTACCTGGAGCCCCTGCTCGACCCGAGCCTCGAGCACGTCGAGAGTATCCGCATCGGTACCAAGGCACCTGCCTACTGGCCTCAGCGCTTCGTCACCGATCCGGACAGCGACGAGCTGCTCGCTTTGTTCGAGCAGGTCGGCCGCGCCGGGCGCCACCTCGCGTTGATGGCGCATTTCAGCCACCCGAGGGAGCTGGAGCCGCGCCTCGCTCAGGAAGCGCTGCGTCGCATCCGCGGAACCGGCGCCGTGATACGCTGCCAAGCACCTATCGTGCGCCACGTCAACGATGACCCGGCGATCTGGGCCTCCATGTGGCGCCTTCAAGTACGCAGCGGGGCCGTTCCCTACTACATGTTTGTCGAACGTGATACCGGTCCCCGGGCGTACTTCGAAGTACCGCTGGTTCGAGCCCTCTCCATCTTCAACCGAGCCTATCGCAGCGTGTCGGGCCTGGCACGCACGGTGCGGGGTCCTTCGATGTCCGCGGCTCCTGGCAAAGTCGTGCTCGATGCAGTCACGCAAGTGCACGGCGAAAAGGTGCTCGCGCTCAGGTTCCTTCAGGCCCGCGACCCGAGCCGGGTCGGGCAGATGTTCTTTGCTCGCTACGACGAACGGGCCACCTGGCTCGATGATCTGCGTCCCGCATTCGGTGAGAGGCGGTTCTTTTTCGAGCCCGGCGCGGAAGAGATGCCACGCTCGGGCTTGCGGCTGGTGTCGTCGGCAGGCGGCGAGTAG
- the cyaY gene encoding iron donor protein CyaY — translation MDEQAYLHLADATFGRLMDALSDVDPEVVDCERAGDVVTLTFADGRRSVLNTQRPTRQLWLAGGESAWHFSYQSTTGRWIDDKGRGELFAILGRLVRDASGLELDL, via the coding sequence ATGGACGAGCAGGCGTACCTGCATCTGGCGGACGCGACGTTCGGGCGGCTGATGGACGCGTTGAGCGACGTCGATCCAGAGGTTGTGGATTGCGAGCGCGCCGGCGATGTGGTCACCCTTACCTTTGCTGACGGGCGGCGCTCGGTACTCAACACCCAGCGCCCTACCCGGCAGCTGTGGTTGGCCGGTGGCGAGTCGGCCTGGCATTTCTCGTACCAGAGCACAACGGGCCGCTGGATCGACGACAAGGGGCGCGGAGAGCTGTTCGCGATCCTGGGCAGGCTTGTTCGCGATGCCAGCGGCCTCGAGCTCGACCTTTAG
- a CDS encoding CoA pyrophosphatase, whose amino-acid sequence MPVALDLASIRRRLASRKAVPARPATAQRAAVAAVLRSGASDAEVLLIRRAEVSGDPWSGHMAFPGGRAEPEDASLIATATRETREEVGLALNRHAELLGWLDELPAVAGGRRTGMLITPYVFALDGQPNLQLGPEVAEIVWAPLGPLAGGQADTTRSYRAGGRSVSLPAFAVQDHVVWGLTYRMLQSLLKLLQATVP is encoded by the coding sequence ATGCCGGTTGCCCTGGATTTGGCGAGCATTCGACGGCGCCTGGCATCACGCAAAGCCGTGCCGGCACGCCCGGCGACGGCGCAGCGAGCTGCCGTCGCGGCCGTCCTGCGGAGCGGAGCGAGCGACGCCGAGGTGCTCCTCATCCGAAGGGCCGAAGTGAGCGGCGATCCGTGGTCGGGGCACATGGCCTTTCCCGGCGGTCGCGCCGAACCCGAGGACGCAAGCCTGATTGCGACCGCGACTCGTGAGACCCGCGAGGAGGTGGGGCTCGCTCTGAACCGTCATGCTGAGCTGTTGGGTTGGCTCGACGAGCTGCCCGCCGTGGCCGGAGGCAGGCGCACCGGTATGCTCATCACACCGTATGTCTTTGCGCTCGATGGACAGCCCAACCTCCAGCTGGGGCCCGAAGTGGCCGAGATCGTCTGGGCGCCGCTCGGACCGCTGGCGGGCGGGCAAGCCGACACCACGAGGTCGTACCGGGCTGGGGGACGCAGCGTCAGCCTGCCGGCGTTCGCCGTGCAGGATCACGTGGTGTGGGGGCTGACCTACCGCATGCTGCAGAGCCTGCTCAAGCTGCTTCAGGCAACAGTGCCGTGA